A single region of the Bos mutus isolate GX-2022 chromosome 17, NWIPB_WYAK_1.1, whole genome shotgun sequence genome encodes:
- the MMAA gene encoding methylmalonic aciduria type A protein, mitochondrial isoform X1, translating into MNIPMLLQRPHQHFLKGLVRTPFRCYRFIFHPSPHLGSGVPCAQPLSSPGLHCAKWMLPSNGLTRKLCLQTTLEEHTEGLSDKEQRLVDKLYAGLIQGQRACLAEAITLVESTHSRKKELAQVLLQKVLAHHREQENLNKGKPLAFRVGLSGPPGAGKSTFIEYFGKMLTERGHKLSVLAVDPSSCTSGGSLLGDKTRMTELSRDMNAYIRPSPTRGTLGGVTRTTNEAILLCEGGGYDIILVETVGVGQSEFAVADMVDMFILLLPPAGGDELQGIKRGIVEMADLVAITKSDGDLIVPARRIQAEYVSALKLLRRRSGVWRPKVIRISARSGEGITEMWDKMKEFQEVMLVSGELAAKRQKQQKVWMWNLIQENVIEHFRTHPAVREQIPLLEKRVLSGALSPGLAADLLLKAFKSRHE; encoded by the exons ATGAATATTCCCATGCTGCTCCAGCGTCCTCACCAGCACTTCCTAAAAGGCCTTGTGAGAACACCTTTCCGATGTTACCGCTTCATCTTTCACCCAAGTCCTCACCTCGGATCTGGAGTCCcgtgtgctcagccgctcagttcTCCTGGACTTCATTGTGCAAAGTGGATGCTGCCATCGAATGGTTTAACAAGAAAATTATGTCTGCAAACAACCTTAGAGGAACATACAGAAGGGCTTTCTGATAAAGAACAAAGACTTGTGGATAAGCTCTATGCTGGTTTAATCCAAGGCCAGAGGGCCTGTTTGGCGGAGGCCATAACTCTTGTAGAATCAACACACAGCAGGAAAAAGGAGTTAGCCCAGGTGCTTCTTCAGAAAGTATTAGCCCACCACAGAGAACAAGAAAACTTGAATAAAGGAAAACCACTAGCATTTCGAGTgg GATTGTCTGGGCCTCCTGGTGCTGGAAAATCAACTTTTAtagaatattttggaaaaatgcTCACTGAGAGAGGACACAAATTATCTGTGCTGGCTGTGGACCCTTCTTCTTGTACTAGTGGTG GATCACTCTTAGGTGATAAAACCCGAATGACTGAGTTATCTAGAGATATGAATGCGTACATCAGGCCCTCTCCTACTAGAGGCACTTTAGGAGGCGTGACGAGGACCACAAATGAAGCTATCCTTCTGTGCGAAGGAGGCGGGTATGACATCATCCTTGTTGAAACTGTGG GTGTGGGACAGTCGGAGTTTGCTGTCGCCGACATGGTTGACATGTTCATTTTACTACTGCCACCAGCAGGAGGAGATGAATTACAG GGCATCAAAAGAGGAATAGTGGAGATGGCAGATTTGGTGGCTATCACCAAATCTGACGGAGACTTGATCGTGCCAGCTCGAAGGATACAAGCAGAGTATGTGAGCGCACTGAAATTACTGCGCAGGCGTTCAGGAGTCTGGAGACCAAAG GTAATTCGTATTTCTGCCCGAAGTGGAGAGGGGATCACTGAAATGTGggataaaatgaaagaattccAGGAGGTGATGCTTGTCAGTGGGGAGCTGGCTGCCAAGCGACAGAAGCAGCAAAAGGTCTGGATGTGGAACCTCATTCAGGAGAACGTCATAGAGCATTTCAGGACCCACCCCGCAGTCCGGGAACAGATTCCTCTTCTGGAAAAGAGGGTTCTCAGTGGGGCCCTATCCCCAGGACTGGCAGCAGACCTGTTGTTGAAAGCTTTTAAAagcagacacgaatga
- the MMAA gene encoding methylmalonic aciduria type A protein, mitochondrial isoform X3 — MNIPMLLQRPHQHFLKGLVRTPFRCYRFIFHPSPHLGSGVPCAQPLSSPGLHCAKWMLPSNGLTRKLCLQTTLEEHTEGLSDKEQRLVDKLYAGLIQGQRACLAEAITLVESTHSRKKELAQVLLQKVLAHHREQENLNKGKPLAFRVGLSGPPGAGKSTFIEYFGKMLTERGHKLSVLAVDPSSCTSGGVGQSEFAVADMVDMFILLLPPAGGDELQGIKRGIVEMADLVAITKSDGDLIVPARRIQAEYVSALKLLRRRSGVWRPKVIRISARSGEGITEMWDKMKEFQEVMLVSGELAAKRQKQQKVWMWNLIQENVIEHFRTHPAVREQIPLLEKRVLSGALSPGLAADLLLKAFKSRHE; from the exons ATGAATATTCCCATGCTGCTCCAGCGTCCTCACCAGCACTTCCTAAAAGGCCTTGTGAGAACACCTTTCCGATGTTACCGCTTCATCTTTCACCCAAGTCCTCACCTCGGATCTGGAGTCCcgtgtgctcagccgctcagttcTCCTGGACTTCATTGTGCAAAGTGGATGCTGCCATCGAATGGTTTAACAAGAAAATTATGTCTGCAAACAACCTTAGAGGAACATACAGAAGGGCTTTCTGATAAAGAACAAAGACTTGTGGATAAGCTCTATGCTGGTTTAATCCAAGGCCAGAGGGCCTGTTTGGCGGAGGCCATAACTCTTGTAGAATCAACACACAGCAGGAAAAAGGAGTTAGCCCAGGTGCTTCTTCAGAAAGTATTAGCCCACCACAGAGAACAAGAAAACTTGAATAAAGGAAAACCACTAGCATTTCGAGTgg GATTGTCTGGGCCTCCTGGTGCTGGAAAATCAACTTTTAtagaatattttggaaaaatgcTCACTGAGAGAGGACACAAATTATCTGTGCTGGCTGTGGACCCTTCTTCTTGTACTAGTGGTG GTGTGGGACAGTCGGAGTTTGCTGTCGCCGACATGGTTGACATGTTCATTTTACTACTGCCACCAGCAGGAGGAGATGAATTACAG GGCATCAAAAGAGGAATAGTGGAGATGGCAGATTTGGTGGCTATCACCAAATCTGACGGAGACTTGATCGTGCCAGCTCGAAGGATACAAGCAGAGTATGTGAGCGCACTGAAATTACTGCGCAGGCGTTCAGGAGTCTGGAGACCAAAG GTAATTCGTATTTCTGCCCGAAGTGGAGAGGGGATCACTGAAATGTGggataaaatgaaagaattccAGGAGGTGATGCTTGTCAGTGGGGAGCTGGCTGCCAAGCGACAGAAGCAGCAAAAGGTCTGGATGTGGAACCTCATTCAGGAGAACGTCATAGAGCATTTCAGGACCCACCCCGCAGTCCGGGAACAGATTCCTCTTCTGGAAAAGAGGGTTCTCAGTGGGGCCCTATCCCCAGGACTGGCAGCAGACCTGTTGTTGAAAGCTTTTAAAagcagacacgaatga
- the MMAA gene encoding methylmalonic aciduria type A protein, mitochondrial isoform X2 — protein MNIPMLLQRPHQHFLKGLVRTPFRCYRFIFHPSPHLGSGVPCAQPLSSPGLHCAKWMLPSNGLTRKLCLQTTLEEHTEGLSDKEQRLVDKLYAGLIQGQRACLAEAITLVESTHSRKKELAQVLLQKVLAHHREQENLNKGKPLAFRVGLSGPPGAGKSTFIEYFGKMLTERGHKLSVLAVDPSSCTSGGSLLGDKTRMTELSRDMNAYIRPSPTRGTLGGVTRTTNEAILLCEGGGYDIILVETVGVGQSEFAVADMVDMFILLLPPAGGDELQVIRISARSGEGITEMWDKMKEFQEVMLVSGELAAKRQKQQKVWMWNLIQENVIEHFRTHPAVREQIPLLEKRVLSGALSPGLAADLLLKAFKSRHE, from the exons ATGAATATTCCCATGCTGCTCCAGCGTCCTCACCAGCACTTCCTAAAAGGCCTTGTGAGAACACCTTTCCGATGTTACCGCTTCATCTTTCACCCAAGTCCTCACCTCGGATCTGGAGTCCcgtgtgctcagccgctcagttcTCCTGGACTTCATTGTGCAAAGTGGATGCTGCCATCGAATGGTTTAACAAGAAAATTATGTCTGCAAACAACCTTAGAGGAACATACAGAAGGGCTTTCTGATAAAGAACAAAGACTTGTGGATAAGCTCTATGCTGGTTTAATCCAAGGCCAGAGGGCCTGTTTGGCGGAGGCCATAACTCTTGTAGAATCAACACACAGCAGGAAAAAGGAGTTAGCCCAGGTGCTTCTTCAGAAAGTATTAGCCCACCACAGAGAACAAGAAAACTTGAATAAAGGAAAACCACTAGCATTTCGAGTgg GATTGTCTGGGCCTCCTGGTGCTGGAAAATCAACTTTTAtagaatattttggaaaaatgcTCACTGAGAGAGGACACAAATTATCTGTGCTGGCTGTGGACCCTTCTTCTTGTACTAGTGGTG GATCACTCTTAGGTGATAAAACCCGAATGACTGAGTTATCTAGAGATATGAATGCGTACATCAGGCCCTCTCCTACTAGAGGCACTTTAGGAGGCGTGACGAGGACCACAAATGAAGCTATCCTTCTGTGCGAAGGAGGCGGGTATGACATCATCCTTGTTGAAACTGTGG GTGTGGGACAGTCGGAGTTTGCTGTCGCCGACATGGTTGACATGTTCATTTTACTACTGCCACCAGCAGGAGGAGATGAATTACAG GTAATTCGTATTTCTGCCCGAAGTGGAGAGGGGATCACTGAAATGTGggataaaatgaaagaattccAGGAGGTGATGCTTGTCAGTGGGGAGCTGGCTGCCAAGCGACAGAAGCAGCAAAAGGTCTGGATGTGGAACCTCATTCAGGAGAACGTCATAGAGCATTTCAGGACCCACCCCGCAGTCCGGGAACAGATTCCTCTTCTGGAAAAGAGGGTTCTCAGTGGGGCCCTATCCCCAGGACTGGCAGCAGACCTGTTGTTGAAAGCTTTTAAAagcagacacgaatga